One genomic region from Natrinema caseinilyticum encodes:
- the rpl18a gene encoding 50S ribosomal protein L18Ae yields the protein MSQFTVSGRFKSRDGYAPFETTIDAENENVAREHAFSQLGSQHGLKRTEIELDEVSER from the coding sequence ATGAGTCAATTTACGGTCAGTGGTCGGTTCAAGAGTCGCGACGGCTACGCGCCGTTCGAGACGACCATCGACGCCGAAAACGAGAACGTCGCCCGCGAACACGCCTTCTCCCAACTGGGGAGCCAGCACGGGCTCAAGCGAACCGAAATCGAACTCGACGAGGTGTCCGAGCGATGA
- the pfdA gene encoding prefoldin subunit alpha, protein MSQQQLQQLSQELQEIDEQIEALQSNVEAIQQEKTEVDEAIEALDSLETESTVQVPVGGGAYLRATIQDIDEVIVDLGADYAAEFEEDDAVDVLENKKERLDDRIDEVNEDIAELETESSELEQQAQQLQQQAMQQQMQQMGQGQGPDE, encoded by the coding sequence ATGAGTCAGCAACAACTTCAGCAACTGTCCCAGGAACTCCAGGAGATCGACGAACAGATCGAGGCCCTTCAGTCCAACGTCGAGGCCATCCAACAGGAGAAGACTGAAGTCGACGAAGCCATCGAGGCCCTCGACTCGCTCGAGACGGAGTCGACCGTGCAGGTGCCGGTCGGCGGCGGCGCGTACCTCCGAGCGACGATCCAGGACATCGACGAAGTGATCGTCGACCTCGGCGCCGATTACGCCGCGGAGTTCGAGGAGGACGACGCCGTCGACGTCCTCGAAAACAAGAAGGAACGGCTCGACGACCGCATCGACGAGGTCAACGAGGATATCGCAGAACTCGAGACCGAGAGCAGCGAACTCGAACAGCAGGCCCAGCAGCTCCAACAGCAGGCGATGCAACAGCAGATGCAGCAGATGGGCCAGGGCCAGGGCCCCGACGAGTAA
- the ftsY gene encoding signal recognition particle-docking protein FtsY, with the protein MFDNLKEKLGSFRQDAEEAAEEKAEAVDEDELEDAELEGVAADDSASSSTATEPEPEAAETTRDPEESRAPETVAAATTDAEGETEAEADLESGAHATAESGTPRAGAAAGQEPTADERSAPAEADFDEEPAEPETEPGDAAVGGDETADDDEAETGDEGDDDGSSTGFGAKARSLVKGKFVIEEEDLEGPLHELELALLSSDVEMGVAEEILDNIRDELVGETRTFTTSTGEVVEEALHDAIYDVISVGQFDFDERIAIEDKPVTIIFTGVNGVGKTTSIAKLSRYFEERGYSTVMANGDTYRAGANQQIQEHADALGTKCISHEQGGDPAAVLYDAVEYAEANDVDIVLGDTAGRLHTNEGLMDQLEKIDRVVGPDMTLFVDEAVAGQDAVNRVREFDDAAEIDGAILTKADADSNGGAAISVAHVTGKPILFLGVGQGYDDLERFDPNEMVDRLLADE; encoded by the coding sequence ATGTTCGACAACCTGAAGGAGAAACTCGGCAGCTTCCGTCAAGACGCCGAAGAAGCCGCCGAAGAGAAGGCCGAAGCAGTCGACGAAGACGAACTCGAGGATGCGGAACTCGAGGGCGTCGCTGCTGACGATTCCGCCTCGTCGTCGACAGCGACGGAACCGGAGCCGGAAGCCGCCGAAACTACCCGTGATCCGGAGGAGAGCCGGGCGCCGGAGACTGTGGCTGCGGCGACGACTGACGCCGAGGGCGAAACCGAAGCCGAAGCCGACCTCGAGTCGGGCGCGCACGCGACGGCCGAGTCCGGCACACCGCGAGCGGGCGCCGCAGCGGGCCAGGAGCCGACGGCGGACGAGCGGTCGGCCCCAGCCGAGGCTGACTTCGACGAGGAACCCGCCGAACCGGAGACGGAACCGGGCGATGCGGCCGTCGGCGGGGACGAGACGGCCGACGACGACGAAGCCGAAACCGGAGACGAGGGCGATGACGACGGTTCGTCGACCGGGTTCGGTGCCAAGGCACGGTCCCTCGTGAAAGGGAAGTTCGTCATCGAGGAGGAGGATCTCGAGGGTCCGTTACACGAACTCGAACTGGCGTTGCTCTCGAGCGACGTCGAGATGGGTGTCGCCGAAGAGATTCTCGACAACATCCGCGACGAGTTGGTCGGCGAGACGCGGACCTTTACGACTTCGACGGGTGAGGTCGTCGAAGAGGCGCTCCACGATGCGATCTACGACGTGATCAGCGTCGGCCAGTTCGACTTCGACGAGCGGATCGCGATCGAGGACAAGCCCGTCACCATCATCTTCACCGGCGTCAACGGCGTCGGAAAGACCACGTCGATCGCCAAGCTGAGCCGGTACTTCGAAGAGCGAGGGTACTCGACCGTGATGGCAAACGGCGACACCTACCGCGCGGGAGCCAACCAGCAGATACAGGAGCACGCCGACGCCCTGGGCACGAAGTGTATCAGTCACGAACAGGGCGGCGATCCGGCGGCGGTGCTGTACGACGCCGTCGAATACGCGGAAGCCAACGACGTCGATATCGTCCTCGGCGACACCGCGGGTCGGCTTCACACTAACGAGGGCCTGATGGATCAACTCGAGAAGATCGACCGCGTCGTCGGTCCGGACATGACGCTGTTCGTCGACGAAGCGGTCGCCGGCCAGGACGCAGTCAACCGCGTGCGCGAATTCGACGACGCCGCCGAAATCGACGGGGCGATCCTGACGAAAGCCGACGCTGACTCCAACGGCGGTGCCGCGATTTCGGTCGCCCACGTCACCGGGAAGCCGATCCTGTTTCTCGGGGTCGGACAGGGATACGACGACTTAGAGCGGTTCGACCCGAACGAAATGGTCGATCGACTGCTCGCCGACGAGTAA
- a CDS encoding nitrite/sulfite reductase, whose product MNTVEEHKQEKHPLDVIDDVYEYAEENLSFEEIEDRAGGGEWERLKWAGMYAQKQEGYFMIRTKVPGGYLTPDQAEVIGDVTDDLAVAPEEYGGDEQNELWGDAYLDITTRQDIQKHWIRVEDVPEMWDRYDEVGLTTVQGCGDSARNVLGCPAAGLDDHECFNAQPVIEAVSDFFTENREYANLPRKFKMTITGCAHDCAQSQINDIGLVPAKKEIDGTHLYGFHARVGGGLSDGPRMGSELDVFVKPEDAVEFCRAVAQTFKELGDRHNRGVCRMRYLVEQLGPEKFEEAIRDRCTVDLPDAGRNLTVGYQGDHVGVHDQKQDGLKYVGFNVVAGRMGGDEFAAAARAARKYGTEDASVRLATDQNFLITHVPEENVDDLLAEPFAREYSPDPGPFSRGAVGCTGSEFCNYAIIETKKRTKRWARELDERIDVPDDIEAIRMHMSGCSASCAQPQIADIGFRGETVKLEEDGESDIVEGMDFGLGGSLGADNEFLDWVQNAVPADSVIPALEQLFEAYAEDRDGSEKFYQWCRRTNNDRLRTIMNGADAPVARGVAHGD is encoded by the coding sequence ATGAACACAGTCGAGGAACACAAACAGGAGAAACATCCCCTCGACGTCATCGACGACGTCTACGAATACGCCGAGGAGAACCTCTCGTTCGAGGAGATCGAGGACCGGGCCGGCGGTGGCGAGTGGGAACGGCTCAAGTGGGCGGGCATGTACGCCCAGAAGCAGGAGGGGTACTTCATGATCCGGACGAAGGTTCCGGGTGGGTATCTGACGCCGGACCAGGCCGAGGTGATCGGCGACGTCACCGACGACCTCGCCGTAGCCCCCGAGGAGTACGGCGGCGACGAACAGAACGAACTCTGGGGCGACGCCTATCTCGACATCACGACCAGACAGGACATCCAGAAGCACTGGATCCGAGTCGAGGACGTACCGGAGATGTGGGATCGCTACGACGAGGTCGGCCTGACGACCGTCCAGGGCTGTGGCGACTCGGCCCGGAACGTGCTCGGCTGTCCCGCCGCCGGCCTCGACGACCACGAGTGTTTCAACGCACAACCGGTCATCGAAGCCGTCTCGGACTTTTTCACCGAGAATCGCGAGTACGCCAACCTGCCACGGAAGTTCAAGATGACGATCACCGGCTGCGCCCACGACTGTGCGCAGTCCCAGATCAACGACATCGGGCTCGTCCCCGCGAAAAAGGAGATCGACGGGACCCATCTCTACGGGTTTCACGCCCGCGTCGGCGGTGGGCTCTCGGACGGCCCGCGCATGGGCTCGGAACTCGACGTGTTCGTCAAACCCGAAGACGCCGTCGAGTTCTGCCGCGCCGTCGCCCAGACGTTCAAGGAACTCGGCGATCGACACAACCGCGGCGTCTGCCGGATGCGCTATCTCGTCGAGCAGTTGGGCCCCGAGAAATTCGAGGAAGCGATCCGCGACCGCTGTACGGTCGACCTCCCCGACGCCGGCCGGAACCTGACGGTCGGCTACCAGGGCGATCACGTCGGCGTCCACGACCAGAAACAGGACGGGCTGAAATACGTCGGTTTCAACGTCGTCGCCGGTCGCATGGGCGGCGACGAGTTCGCGGCCGCCGCCCGCGCCGCCCGGAAGTACGGGACGGAAGACGCCTCCGTCCGCCTGGCGACGGATCAGAACTTCCTCATCACCCACGTTCCCGAGGAGAACGTCGACGACCTCCTCGCGGAACCGTTCGCTCGGGAGTACAGCCCCGATCCGGGGCCGTTCTCTCGGGGTGCGGTCGGCTGTACGGGCAGCGAGTTCTGTAACTACGCGATCATCGAGACCAAAAAGCGCACCAAGCGCTGGGCCCGCGAACTCGACGAGCGCATCGACGTCCCCGACGACATCGAGGCCATCCGGATGCACATGTCCGGCTGCTCGGCGTCCTGTGCCCAACCCCAGATCGCCGACATCGGCTTCCGCGGCGAGACCGTCAAACTCGAGGAAGACGGCGAATCCGATATCGTCGAGGGGATGGACTTCGGTCTCGGCGGCTCGCTCGGCGCCGACAACGAGTTCCTGGACTGGGTACAAAACGCCGTCCCCGCCGACTCCGTGATCCCGGCTCTCGAGCAACTGTTCGAGGCCTACGCCGAGGACCGCGACGGCAGCGAGAAATTCTACCAGTGGTGTCGCCGCACCAACAACGACCGACTCCGCACGATCATGAACGGGGCCGACGCGCCGGTCGCACGGGGTGTTGCCCATGGCGACTGA